The genomic DNA ATCCCCATATCGTGCGGATCATTTTGTCAGGTCACCTGCATACGCAAACCATTTTATCCGCGATTAATCAAGTGGGCGTATTCCGCTTTTTGACGAAACCACTGGAGTTGGATGATGACACGCTGAAAACGATACTGTACGAGGCGCTTGATGAAGCCAAGCTCAATCGAACACATCTGAACACAGACCAGAGCATCGCTCCTGCCCTGTCGGTATTTATAGACAGCATTCTGAATGCTCCATACCGACCCTATGTGCTGCTGAATGAGCAAGATATCGTAACTGCTGTACACGTTGCACTGGCTGAACTGTATCCTGTAGGCAGCTCGCTTCGTCATCCTGCACAGGAAGGCATTCAGTTAACTGCACACTCACTGTATATACCGTATGATGAGTCGGAATCTTCCGATCCCGACCTGTACACGGTGGATACGCTGACCTTGGGCCGTTCATCCTTACGCCTTGTCCGCCTTAGCGAGATCGCCTGAGTGACGGCCGCCGCCCTTCAACACGGCGGCTGCCCCAATCACGGTCAGGCATGCATACATCCACAGCATCCCCGCCGTTAGCAGCGGGTGACGAATGTAGCTTTTCAGATTGCTCCATGTATATAGCACCGGACGGAAAAAGTACCACCGTTCCAGCGCCTTCCGCAATCCCCCCTCCTCAGACGACAGCGTACGATCCATCACCGAGAAGTAGTAAGCTTTTTTACGTAATACATCACGCAGATAGACTTGTTTTTCATCATGATATACACGGGTAAACACCGCCCGCCGGATGACTCCGCCAGACTCTATATAACGCAGGGTCGGCTGTATTTCTTCAAAAGCAATCTGCTCCGCGTTAAATCCGCCCGTCGATTCATAAGCGCTCATTCGCCAGAAGCGTGCCGCTTCAATCGAACGTTTTCCCAAGCTCTCACCCGCGTTGTTAATCACATTCCGCTCAAAGACTTTGACTTTGGAAAAAAAGTTGGCCGCCTCCGAATAGGCCTCCTCGGGAACGACCAATGCGCCGATGTCCTGATGATGGTCAAAAAAGTCGATGCTCTGCTGAATCAAATGCTCGGCTAAAATCATATCCGAATCCAATACAAGTATGTATTCGGCACCCAAACGTCCAGCTTCCTCAACCGCCTTGACTCTGGCAACTCCCCGCTCTCCATGAGGAAGCTCCAATATCGTTACGGGTACTGGACTCCCTGCGGCTAGGGTACGAATCGTCTCCACCGTCTGATCCTCCGAGCCGTCATCGGCAATCACGATATGCAGATCCTTGTAATTTTGCCACATACAGCTCCGCAAACAAGGCTCTATCGTCCGTTCATTGTTGTACGTGGAGAAGAGAATGACCACTTTGTCCACTCTGTTCCGCCTCCTTTACCCAATCTCCCATTAACTGCTCAAATGCAGCCGCCGTATGATCAAAATGAAATCCCAGCGCATACTGATACGCCCGCTCACGCATGGCCATATAGTCTTCACCGCCGTTGGCTGCTCTTTCCATTTGTTCAGATAATCCCCGGACGTCGCCGTGGAAGCACAGGTATCCGCTTTTCCCAAAATCCGTCGCATCCACCAGTCCGGGTGAATTACTGACGATGCTGGGAGTCCCCACAGCCGCTGCTTCAGTAATCGTCAAGCCCCAGCCTTCACGCAGGGAAGGGAATACGAGCGCGTGGGCGCGGCTCATCAGCTCCAGCTTATGCTCTGCTGAAACGAATCCGTAAAAGGTAATATCCGCTTGGGATTGTCCCTGTTCATCCGGTTCTCCGTAGGTCAATCCATACCGTTTCATAATCGGCAATAATTGTTCTGCCACATAGGTTTTATCGGTTTTTCCAGCGATCCATAACATAGCCTGCGGGAATTTTTTCTTAAGCTCTCCAAAAGCTTCAACCACCAGATCAATGCCTTTATATTTTACAAAGCGTCCGGCGTACATAAAGGTCGGATTGGACTCCTTGGTTAAAAATTGTTCCCGAGGCCAGTGTTCAAACTCGATGCCTTCAGGCAGTAGATGAACACGATCCGGGTGAAAGCCCAGCTTGAGCAGATCATAACGGGTAGATGGGGATACGGTAATTGTCCGATCCTTACGAGCAAGCTTGAGCATCAATGGCTCCAAGCGATATCCGATATGATTTAGCGGGAATCCAGCATTTTCAAACCATATTTCCCTTGTTAGCTGATGTATAAAGAAAATTCGCTTGGGCGCCTCCACCCAGAAACGGGTGAAAAACTGATGCGTGTTCGCCTGATTAATCACATAATCAATATACTTACGATGATGGCGATAATAGCGCATGGCATAATAAATAACGCTATAGATGTTTCCTTTTCGGATATACGTAATTCCGTCTATGATTTCTTCCTCGGGCATCCCCTCGAACCTGGGCGAAAAATGAATAAACTGAAAACGGTCTTGCTGCGAGCGTTTGAGCATTTCGTGGGTGAAAATTTCGGCTCCCCCGCTTTTAGGTGAACGAATGTCACGCCAGGAGAGCAACAGAACTACGGTTTTACCATCCTGTTCAGGCATTGTATTCACGGGTTGAATCCCCCCTTAGCTTTATTTTGAACAAATATACATAGGCATCTACCACAAAGTAGAAAGACATGGCGCCGTAAACAATCAATTCAGATAGCAGAAAGTCAGACGGGTTTTGATGCGCAATATGAAAGGCTGCCAATAAAGTTGCAGCTCCGGCCAGCAGCCCGAACATAAATTTGCGCCTGCCCACCAACACATGCACATGAACAAAGAACAGCACGATAGAAAACAGCCAATACACCCATCCCCCTAGCGGAATATAGGCTTCTGCCGACTGGTATGAAGACCCGAATAGTGCGGGAATAGAGGGCGGGAATACAAAGGTGGTGCCTACATATACACAGATCGCTGCAACAGCCATTAATCCGGCATAGACGGCAACCAGCTTGCCCAGGGCTTGGCGATCATGACCCTGCGCACCGAGCTTTGGTATAAAGGCGGCAATCAGGCTGTACGACACGTAATAGACCAACTGGCTATATTTCAGCGCAATCGCATAGCCACTGGCCTGTTCGGGAAAATAATGCTGCACATACAGCATGTCAATGGAAATGCAGAACAAAATAAATAAATTCGTAATAAGACTATCCGTAAAATCCTGGCCTAGTGATTTCCATAGCCCGGAAGGTATACGTTCCCTGGCATGACCGAGTAAGGATAAGCCTCGAACCGAAACAGCCCAGCCGTGAAGCAGCGACAGCAGCATTCCCCCACAGCTTGCCAGCAGCAAAGCCTCCAGTTTAAGCCCTGACGCAGCCAGTATAAAAAACAGGCTCAGCTTTCCTAAAACCTCAATGTAATAGTTGATATTGAGAGCCAGCATGCGTTCCCTGCCCTGTAAATCTCCACGGCACGAGCTGACGAGAATATGCAGCCCTACCAAGCCATACAGCATGAACAGCGGGCCAGAATCCACGCCTAATAGCGAGCGCAGCAGCGGATGAAACGCCAGCAAAATGACTATGGCAAGCGCGGTTAGCAACAGTGGTGCTTTTAGCAATAGGGAACCAAGTGGCAAGCTGCTCAATGGAAGCTTCTTGTCTCCCTTGGAGACCAGCTTGGCTGTTAATAGCTGAATGGACAGACCCAAAACGGACAAAAGTGCAAAGAGGGCCAGCAGCGCATTCGCCTGACCATAAGCTTGTCCGGTAAGATACCAGCTCGCTGCAATATGGAAGAAAAAATTAAAGCCGTTCAGCAGCACATTAAATAGAGGAAACATCAACGTTCGCAGGCGGTTTGTCACGTACTTATCTCACCCGCCGATCCAGTCGCCAAATATCAATGATGGAGCGCAAAAAACGAATAGAATCCTTCCAGACATGGATGTGCGATCCGTCCCGGTCAATACACTTGACAGGTAATTGCAGCACTCGAAGCTGGAGTCGCTTGGCGATAAACATCATTTCCAGATCCAGCGCCAGTCCGAGCTGTTCCTTCAAATGCGGGAACATCCTCTTCACAGCGACCGAACTCATCACTTTAAGCCCTGTTTGGGAATCTACCACGCCTGTCGGTAAAAACGGCCGCGAAATGACACGTTTGCCGAAACTGACTACAGATCGTAATAAGGAACGGTTTTCAGCCGTCATGTCCTTGGTTCCAATCACCACATCATAGTAGCCCTGCCGAACGACATTAATCATTTTGGCAATATCCTCAATAAAAAAGGAATCGTCCGCGTCCACAAATACATAGTAATCCGCGCCGATGGTACGCATCCCTTCCAGATACGTTCCTGCCTTGCGGGTATTGCGTCCCAGTTCCCTGGTTTGAAGCAGCGGACTCAGATTCTGATTAATCCGGTTCACGGACAGGTCTGTCGCTGCCTCCAGCGCTTTGATCAAGGCATTCGTCCCATCGTGACTGCCATCATCAATGAGATAAATGGAGCCCTCTACAATATGGCTGCGGATAAAGGCTTGCAGCCGTTCAGCAAACTTCTTGACATGCACAAAACGCTGCTCCTCGTTATACACAGACAAGATAAAAGCAATATGCCGACTTTTGGCTGAATACTCGGGATAGAGCAAGCTTTGAATTTCGGAAAGCAATTCTTCGTTGTCATGGGCTTGCCAAAACAGCAGGCGCAAACGGCCTATTCCGGTAATCTGCACCATATGCTGATCACTGAACGGATGCGATACATCCGTCACCAGCAACAGCGGCATCTGCGGAAATCGGCTACGAATCTGATTGGCTACCCATACAGCCTGTCCAGGCTCCCTGTAATCAATCAGGCAGCAGCATGCGTCTTCATAGACTGAAGTAGCCTCCTGATCCTCACACTGTATATACTCGTAAAAATAAATCACGTTGGGATAATCAATAGCCCTGTGGTTATCGCTAAAAATGGCTATAGGTCCCTGCACACAAACATCTCCTTTCCCTCCGGGTAGTTCTATTTTGTTGAAAAGGATTTAAAAATGTTCGCTTATAGGGATTAAACATAGCTGCAAATCCTTCATATTTTTTTAATAAAATAGCTCACACATCTTGATATATATGGATAATGTCGAAATGAGACTGATATTTCACATTTATCAGAAAACAAGTATTTAGACCTACTTTTCCCTGTAAAAATAAGTGTAAAAAGACCTTGTACCCCATTCTCATATATAGTTCTTTTTGATCAAAAACAGAATACATTATGGTTATTTTGTCATAGAAAACTAGGCGAATAAATCAGATTCACGCGTCCATACTATGGATAACATGTCATCTTTCATCACAAATGGTCATCAATACGAAGTGAAAGAAGGTTATTTCTATGGAAGCATTTTATGTGAATAAGGACGGGTCATTATCCACCCCGCTACGGGGTAAGGATGTATTAGCCAATCCTCTTTTGAACAAGGGGGTCGCTTTTACCGAAGAGGAACGCAAAGAACTGGGGCTTGAAGGAATTCTTCCGCCAACCATCCTTTCTCTGGAAAAACAGAGCGTTCGGGCGTACCAGCAATTTTTGGCACAACCGACCATGCTGCGCAAAAACGCTTCCCTAAACGACCTTCACAATCGAAATGTCGTGCTGTACTATCGGCTGCTAACCGACCATTTGAGTGAGATGCTGCCTGTAGTCTACACTCCTACGGTTGGGACCGCGATTCAGGAATATAGTCATGAGTATAATCGCCCCGGCGGCGTCTATTTGTCGATTGATAACCCGAACGGCATCGGACAAGCATTCTATAATTCTGGCCTGAGCGGTGAGGATGTAGATCTGATTGTCGTGACGGATTCCGAAAGTATTTTGGGGATTGGTGACTGGGGTGTGGGAGGCATTAATATTGCCATCGGCAAGCTGGCTGTATATACGGCTGCGGCAGGAATACACCCGGGGCGGGTGCTGCCGATTGTGCTGGATGTGGGCACGAACAATGAAAAACTGCTGAATGATCCGCTGTATATCGGAAACCGCCATAAACGGGTTCGCGGAGAGGCTTATAACCAGTTTATTGATACCTTTATCAGCAAAACGTTAGCTCAATTCCCAAAGGCGCTTTTGCATTGGGAAGACGTGGGTAGTGTGAATGCACGCCATATTATCGGAAAATACGGTCAAAGTATTCTCACGTTTAACGATGACATTCAGGGTACGGGAGCCGTAACCTTGGCTGCAATTCTTTCGGCGGTAGGCGTCACCAAGGTTCCGCTGCGTGAGCAACGAATACTGGTCTTCGGCCCGGGAGCAGCGGGAATCGGCAACGCCGACCAAATTCGCGGGGCCATGATCGTGGACGGCCTTGCAGAAAAGGATTCCTTCAAGTCCTTTTGGGCCTTTGATTATCGAGGTCTGCTAACGGACGATATGGAGGATGTATTGGATTATCAGAAGCCGTATGTGCGCAGCAAGGAAGAAGTCAGCTCCTGGACCCGGTCTGATGACGGCAAAATATCGCTGCTGGAGGTCATCCGACAGGTGAAGCCTACGATATTGATCGGAACTTCCGGTGTAGCGAGTGCCTTTACCGAAGAGATGATCAAGGAAATGGCCAAGCATGTGGAGCGTCCCATTATTATGCCGATGTCTAACCCTACGAACCTGGCGGAAGCCGTGCCGGAGGATTTGATTCGATGGACAGATGGCAAGGCCTTAATCGCTACCGGAAGCCCCTTTGAACCTGTTAGCTATAACGGAACGAAATTTGAAATTGGACAGGCGAATAACGCCTTTGTTTTTCCGGGGCTTGGTCTGGGCGCAATTGTGGTCCGAGCAAAAAGAATTACACCCGCCATGTTTACCGCTGCGGCAGACGCTGTTGCCAATGGGGTGGATACCGATCAACCCGGAGGCGCATTGCTTCCCAACATCCGAAAATTACGGGATGTATCGTTTGCCGTTGCTGTTGCAGTAGGAAAAGCTGCGATTCAGGATCAGGTGGCTCAGGCACGCATTTCAGATATCGAGCAAGCCGTTCGGGATGCGATGTGGAAGCCGGAATATGCGAAGGTAAAAGCAGTGGAAAACGTAATACACCACCCGCATTAAGAGGGCTTTCAGGAGGAACAATCCATGAGTGTCGGACATATCTTTTACATTTTGGTGCCTATTTTCTTCGTTATTATTTTAGGGTGGTTGGCAGGCCATTACAAAAGCTTCGATGCCTCTTCCTCGAAAGCCCTAAATTCACTGGTTACCAAATTTGCGCTACCCGCGCATTTATTTATCGGCATTACGACCACCAGCAGGAAATCTCTTATCGAGCAATGGCCTTTCTTGCTGGCTCTGTTCATCGGTATTGTCGGCTTTTATGCCGTCCTCCTGCTGGTGGGTCGGTTTGCGGTGAAGCAATCGGTAAAGGATGCATCCATGTTTGCTTTGAACTCGGCCCAGCCGACGTTTGCCTTTATGGGCATTCCGGTGCTGGGTGCCATCTACGGTTCCTCTGCTGTAGCTATCCCGATTGCGATTACGGGGATTGTAGTCAATGCTGTTCTTGATCCAGCGGCTACCATTATAGCTACCGTCGCCAGCCGGAACTCAGGCAAAGAGCGGAATGGTCACCTCGGAAAGCTTATTGGGGACTCCATTCTCCACGGTTTAAGAGAACCGCTGGCGCTGGTGCCGCTTATTGGTGTTATTTTGACCTTGTTCGGCTTCCACTCCCCGGATTTACTGAACAAATCGTTCAATCAAATCGGGGATATTACATCCGGGGCCGCTTTATTCGCGGTCGGTGTGACCATAGGTGTGCGCAATATCAGTTTCAGCATAACCGCCATTGCCATCGCGCTGTTAAAAACGGTAGTACAACCTCTATTGATGCTACTGCTTGCCTACCTGTGCGGTCTTTCGTCTGCCGATACGGTAAAAGCCGTATTGCTCGTTTCCTTCCCTGGCTCAGCCGTCGCTGCCATGATTGCTACGCGTTTTGAAAGTCTGGAATCGGAAACGGCCTCTGCTTTCGTCATTAGTGCGGTCATTTCTCTTGCTACACTGCCCGTGCTTATTTCACTGCTGGTGTGAATTCATGCGTATAGATAGAGCTGACTTTCTCCAGAAATAGATAAAGATACGTTATTCTTCAATTCCAAGCAATTCGGATACTTGCTTTCTATATCTCGTAGCCTTACGTGTCCCGTGAATGAGTTTGGACAATCTGGAGGCCGGAATATGATATGTAGTACAAAACGTTTTTTGATCCATTCTTTTCTCGATCAGTTTTTGTTTGATCTCCCACCCAAAAGGGGTTACAGCATTTCGTCGATTCAATTTTATTACCTCCAAGCCTGGTTTTTGAAATCATAGTATGATACAACACGTAATACACCCATTAACTTAATGCTCTGATTTGCCCGTTTGGTAATGATTCAGCAGATCATCCAGCTTCTTGGATTGTTCAATCACTTTGGGATGTGTTAAAAATCCGTACTTTTTCTGAACTTGATACAGTTTCCTCATGGCTCTCTCGACACGAAGTAAAGTCACACCTTGATTCATCAGCATGACCTCCTCCTATATGTCATATTTTATAATAAAAAGACTTTTTTGGATTTATGAATGATGATCCCAGCAAAAAAAGAGCAGTTCCAAAAGTTCGCATAAACTGGGAAGTCCCCAAGTTTTACGCAAAGGAACCTCCGTCTCCACTACTAAAGTGGGGACAGAGGTTCCTTTGGTTTGGATAACAACCCTTTTACAGTTTGATCTCTTTTCATAAATAATGAGAAAAAATCCCTTGATTTTTAATGCAATCAAGGGATAGACCGATTCATTTCTCTCGTTTTGACAATGCAAAATTGATTATCTCTCCAGTTACAGTTCCAGTCAAAATAATATAAAACATCATAGCATGAAACTTATACCCCAGTGCATAAAATATTCCCAAACCTATTGCATAGCCTAGCAAAATACTAGCATAACGTTTTAAAAATTTGTTCATGGAGTACATCCGATAGGGTATGGTTGCGAACTAAAGAACTTTGCAGAGTCAGTCGTACCAGTTACTTTGTTTCGTGATGCATCTTGATAGAACACCGTATGATTAGCGTAAGGGATAGCTTCACACTTTCTAGGATACGAATATTGATAAATAGTGTAATAAGATACGGTATTCAAACTTGCTCCAACGCCTATAATTGCAAGAATCGTTGATACAGGTGCTTTAGTAATAGTTGCTATTGCCGCTGCTGCATAAGTTATTCCTACGTTCACCCAATCATAGGAGTAATCAAACTTGCCTACAAAGGTTCCACCTGAAGGAACAGCATTTAACGAAAAATCAGAACGGCTCTCTTTAACATTAAAGTTCTCCTGTTTTACACCGTCAATCAGCAAAGTTTGATCTTGTGGGAAATACTCAATTTTAGTTGTTTTTCCATTCTCAACAACAGTCGTTATTCTATGATTGCCATCATTAAAG from Paenibacillus sp. FSL R10-2782 includes the following:
- a CDS encoding response regulator, translating into MTPQNILFVDDSPMVLSLLERTLSEERFTLHTAHTTKEALQVLEQHPIDVVVSDLLMPGLDGITFLRMIKEDYPHIVRIILSGHLHTQTILSAINQVGVFRFLTKPLELDDDTLKTILYEALDEAKLNRTHLNTDQSIAPALSVFIDSILNAPYRPYVLLNEQDIVTAVHVALAELYPVGSSLRHPAQEGIQLTAHSLYIPYDESESSDPDLYTVDTLTLGRSSLRLVRLSEIA
- a CDS encoding glycosyltransferase family 2 protein encodes the protein MDKVVILFSTYNNERTIEPCLRSCMWQNYKDLHIVIADDGSEDQTVETIRTLAAGSPVPVTILELPHGERGVARVKAVEEAGRLGAEYILVLDSDMILAEHLIQQSIDFFDHHQDIGALVVPEEAYSEAANFFSKVKVFERNVINNAGESLGKRSIEAARFWRMSAYESTGGFNAEQIAFEEIQPTLRYIESGGVIRRAVFTRVYHDEKQVYLRDVLRKKAYYFSVMDRTLSSEEGGLRKALERWYFFRPVLYTWSNLKSYIRHPLLTAGMLWMYACLTVIGAAAVLKGGGRHSGDLAKADKA
- a CDS encoding glycosyltransferase family 4 protein, coding for MNTMPEQDGKTVVLLLSWRDIRSPKSGGAEIFTHEMLKRSQQDRFQFIHFSPRFEGMPEEEIIDGITYIRKGNIYSVIYYAMRYYRHHRKYIDYVINQANTHQFFTRFWVEAPKRIFFIHQLTREIWFENAGFPLNHIGYRLEPLMLKLARKDRTITVSPSTRYDLLKLGFHPDRVHLLPEGIEFEHWPREQFLTKESNPTFMYAGRFVKYKGIDLVVEAFGELKKKFPQAMLWIAGKTDKTYVAEQLLPIMKRYGLTYGEPDEQGQSQADITFYGFVSAEHKLELMSRAHALVFPSLREGWGLTITEAAAVGTPSIVSNSPGLVDATDFGKSGYLCFHGDVRGLSEQMERAANGGEDYMAMRERAYQYALGFHFDHTAAAFEQLMGDWVKEAEQSGQSGHSLLHVQQ
- a CDS encoding transporter; protein product: MTNRLRTLMFPLFNVLLNGFNFFFHIAASWYLTGQAYGQANALLALFALLSVLGLSIQLLTAKLVSKGDKKLPLSSLPLGSLLLKAPLLLTALAIVILLAFHPLLRSLLGVDSGPLFMLYGLVGLHILVSSCRGDLQGRERMLALNINYYIEVLGKLSLFFILAASGLKLEALLLASCGGMLLSLLHGWAVSVRGLSLLGHARERIPSGLWKSLGQDFTDSLITNLFILFCISIDMLYVQHYFPEQASGYAIALKYSQLVYYVSYSLIAAFIPKLGAQGHDRQALGKLVAVYAGLMAVAAICVYVGTTFVFPPSIPALFGSSYQSAEAYIPLGGWVYWLFSIVLFFVHVHVLVGRRKFMFGLLAGAATLLAAFHIAHQNPSDFLLSELIVYGAMSFYFVVDAYVYLFKIKLRGDSTREYNA
- a CDS encoding glycosyltransferase family 2 protein — protein: MQGPIAIFSDNHRAIDYPNVIYFYEYIQCEDQEATSVYEDACCCLIDYREPGQAVWVANQIRSRFPQMPLLLVTDVSHPFSDQHMVQITGIGRLRLLFWQAHDNEELLSEIQSLLYPEYSAKSRHIAFILSVYNEEQRFVHVKKFAERLQAFIRSHIVEGSIYLIDDGSHDGTNALIKALEAATDLSVNRINQNLSPLLQTRELGRNTRKAGTYLEGMRTIGADYYVFVDADDSFFIEDIAKMINVVRQGYYDVVIGTKDMTAENRSLLRSVVSFGKRVISRPFLPTGVVDSQTGLKVMSSVAVKRMFPHLKEQLGLALDLEMMFIAKRLQLRVLQLPVKCIDRDGSHIHVWKDSIRFLRSIIDIWRLDRRVR
- a CDS encoding NAD-dependent malic enzyme, which translates into the protein MEAFYVNKDGSLSTPLRGKDVLANPLLNKGVAFTEEERKELGLEGILPPTILSLEKQSVRAYQQFLAQPTMLRKNASLNDLHNRNVVLYYRLLTDHLSEMLPVVYTPTVGTAIQEYSHEYNRPGGVYLSIDNPNGIGQAFYNSGLSGEDVDLIVVTDSESILGIGDWGVGGINIAIGKLAVYTAAAGIHPGRVLPIVLDVGTNNEKLLNDPLYIGNRHKRVRGEAYNQFIDTFISKTLAQFPKALLHWEDVGSVNARHIIGKYGQSILTFNDDIQGTGAVTLAAILSAVGVTKVPLREQRILVFGPGAAGIGNADQIRGAMIVDGLAEKDSFKSFWAFDYRGLLTDDMEDVLDYQKPYVRSKEEVSSWTRSDDGKISLLEVIRQVKPTILIGTSGVASAFTEEMIKEMAKHVERPIIMPMSNPTNLAEAVPEDLIRWTDGKALIATGSPFEPVSYNGTKFEIGQANNAFVFPGLGLGAIVVRAKRITPAMFTAAADAVANGVDTDQPGGALLPNIRKLRDVSFAVAVAVGKAAIQDQVAQARISDIEQAVRDAMWKPEYAKVKAVENVIHHPH
- a CDS encoding AEC family transporter; the encoded protein is MSVGHIFYILVPIFFVIILGWLAGHYKSFDASSSKALNSLVTKFALPAHLFIGITTTSRKSLIEQWPFLLALFIGIVGFYAVLLLVGRFAVKQSVKDASMFALNSAQPTFAFMGIPVLGAIYGSSAVAIPIAITGIVVNAVLDPAATIIATVASRNSGKERNGHLGKLIGDSILHGLREPLALVPLIGVILTLFGFHSPDLLNKSFNQIGDITSGAALFAVGVTIGVRNISFSITAIAIALLKTVVQPLLMLLLAYLCGLSSADTVKAVLLVSFPGSAVAAMIATRFESLESETASAFVISAVISLATLPVLISLLV
- a CDS encoding XRE family transcriptional regulator; protein product: MNRRNAVTPFGWEIKQKLIEKRMDQKTFCTTYHIPASRLSKLIHGTRKATRYRKQVSELLGIEE
- a CDS encoding aspartyl-phosphate phosphatase Spo0E family protein, with the translated sequence MLMNQGVTLLRVERAMRKLYQVQKKYGFLTHPKVIEQSKKLDDLLNHYQTGKSEH